One Numida meleagris isolate 19003 breed g44 Domestic line unplaced genomic scaffold, NumMel1.0 unplaced_Scaffold632, whole genome shotgun sequence DNA window includes the following coding sequences:
- the LOC110391916 gene encoding DNA-directed RNA polymerase II subunit RPB1-like, whose amino-acid sequence MLVPDSSFSKRILRPGRGLDRPGLGSRCRVLLEPPETEGNGAGDAVEGTACGRRCPVSPQNATKDPKNPTEGLQKPTDVPKDRRNATEEPKNPTVEPKNRRKGPENSTEELQNSKGDPKTPTDLNQNPTQDPKNSTEDPKKSDENRAEGYRDPKNPTEDPESPRKEPKIPMEDPQNPQRDPKTPTKDPKSPTDVNQNPTGDPKTPIDLNQNPREDPRTPMDVNETQEEDPKNPRRDPRRQSEDLKIPTKCPKTPMDLDQNPTEEPETPRVDPKNPAGDPKTPRTDPNSRMEDLKIPTKCPQTPTDLNQNPTEDPKTQRGDPKTPTDLNQNPTEDPKNATDVNQNPTQDPKNPKEDPKNPTDVNQNPEDPQIPTKCPKTPMDLDQNPTEDPKTQRGDPKTPTDLNQNPMEDPKAPTDLNQNPMGDPKTQRSDPKTPTDLNQNPTESLV is encoded by the exons ATGCTGGT CCCGGACTCTTCCTTCTCCAAACGGATTCTCCGTCCCGGCCGCGGGCTGGATCGCCCCGGGTTGGGGTCGCGGTGCCGCGTGCTGCTGGAGCCCCCCGAAACCGAGGGGAACGGCGCCGGGGACGCGGTGGAAGGGACGGCGTGCGGCCGACGGTGCCCGGTGAGTCCCCAAAACGCAACGAAAGACCCCAAAAATCCAACCGAGGGGCTCCAAAAACCAACCGACGTCCCCAAGGATCGCCGAAACGCGACGGAAGAGCCCAAAAATCCAACGGTGGAGCCCAAAAACCGAAGGAAAGGCCCCGAAAATTCAACAGAGGAGCTCCAAAATTCAAAGGGAGACCCCAAAACTCCAACTGACCTCAACCAAAACCCAACGCAGGACCCCAAAAATTCAACAGAAGACCCCAAAAAATCAG ATGAGAACCGAGCTGAGGGCTACAGAGACCCCAAAAACCCAACAGAAGACCCCGAAAGCCCAAGAAAAGAACCCAAAATCCCAATGGAAGACCCCCAAAATCCACAAAGAGATCCCAAAACCCCAACAAAAGACCCCAAAAGTCCAACTGATGTCAACCAAAACCCAACGGgtgaccccaaaaccccaatCGACCTCAACCAAAACCCAAGAGAAGACCCCAGAACCCCAATGGATGTCAATGAAACCCAAGAGGAAGACCCCAAAAACCCAAGGAGAGACCCCAGAAGGCAATCAGAAGACCTCAAAATCCCAACGAAATGCCCCAAAACCCCAATGGACCTCGACCAAAATCCAACGGAAGAACCCGAAACCCCAAGAGTAGACCCCAAAAACCCAGCAggagaccccaaaaccccaagAACAGACCCCAACAGTCGAATGGAAGACCTCAAAATCCCAACGAAATGCCCCCAAACCCCAACTGACCTCAACCAAAACCCAACGGAAGACCCCAAAACCCAAAGGggagaccccaaaaccccaacCGACCTCAACCAAAACCCAACGGAAGACCCCAAGAACGCAACCGACGTCAATCAAAACCCGACACAAGACCCCAAAAACCCAAAAGAAGACCCCAAAAACCCAACAGATGTCAATCAGAACCCAGAAGACCCCCAAATCCCAACAAAATGCCCCAAAACCCCAATGGACCTCGACCAAAACCCAACGGAAGACCCCAAAACCCAAAGGGGAGACCCCAAAACGCCAACCGACCTCAACCAAAACCCAATGGAAGACCCCAAAGCCCCTACTGACCTCAACCAGAACCCAATGGGTGACCCCAAAACCCAAAGGAgtgaccccaaaaccccaacCGACCTCAACCAGAACCCAACAG